From one Peredibacter starrii genomic stretch:
- a CDS encoding acyl-CoA dehydrogenase family protein → MDFYQVPPSIGNQYSEDHILQSILKRHLPANIFAEIEPELKKFGERVVKEMEPLAQEAEANPPIHVPYDPWGKRVDEIKTTKAWDRLHEIASEEGIVATGYERKSGEYSRLHQFAKLYLYHPSSAIYSCPLAMTDGAARVIELFGSPEMKKKAYANLLSRDPKTFWTSGQWMTERTGGSDVSGTSTVAKKVGDHYELHGVKWFTSATTSQMAMTLARIEGEEKLSMFYVELRNAKGELQNIRINRLKDKLGTKALPTAELTLEGTPAVLVGESGKGVKTIATLFNITRLYNACCSVGYMHRGIALSLDYAKKRKAFGKFIIDHGLHLETMADLHVRFEACMQMTFHAAVLLGKEEMGKATEIESGTLRLLIPLVKLFTAKEGVAISSEVIESFGGAGYVEDTGLPQILRNAQVLAIWEGTTNVLSLDALRAIKKENAAPAFLKDIEMRLGQVKHPELQGMKEKTLKALGDIQKVFVNAAKLTEEDLNTKARSLAMGLSRTYNSSLMLEHAEWGLSQNDSSGAISAKRWFEQELFHLELAGEERRNDSRTILRTGPVR, encoded by the coding sequence ATGGATTTTTACCAAGTTCCACCAAGTATCGGTAATCAGTATTCCGAAGATCATATTTTACAATCAATTCTAAAACGTCATCTTCCTGCAAACATTTTTGCGGAAATCGAACCAGAGTTAAAAAAATTTGGTGAAAGAGTAGTGAAGGAAATGGAGCCCCTGGCCCAAGAGGCGGAAGCGAATCCACCAATTCACGTACCATATGATCCCTGGGGAAAGAGGGTAGATGAAATCAAAACTACTAAGGCCTGGGATCGATTACACGAAATTGCTTCGGAAGAAGGCATCGTGGCCACGGGGTATGAAAGAAAAAGTGGAGAGTATTCTCGTCTTCATCAATTTGCAAAATTATATCTCTATCATCCTTCTTCTGCGATTTACTCTTGTCCTCTTGCCATGACTGACGGTGCCGCCAGAGTGATTGAACTTTTTGGAAGTCCGGAGATGAAGAAGAAGGCCTATGCCAATCTTCTTTCACGAGATCCGAAGACCTTCTGGACCTCTGGTCAGTGGATGACAGAAAGAACAGGTGGTTCAGATGTGAGTGGTACTTCAACCGTGGCCAAAAAAGTAGGGGATCACTATGAACTTCATGGTGTGAAGTGGTTTACGTCGGCCACAACTTCTCAGATGGCCATGACACTCGCTCGCATCGAAGGCGAAGAAAAACTCAGCATGTTTTATGTCGAACTTAGAAACGCTAAGGGAGAACTTCAAAACATTCGGATTAATCGTTTGAAAGATAAATTAGGTACAAAGGCCCTTCCGACTGCCGAATTAACTCTGGAAGGAACACCGGCGGTGCTTGTGGGAGAGTCTGGAAAGGGAGTGAAAACCATTGCCACTCTTTTTAACATTACTCGTCTCTACAATGCTTGTTGCTCAGTCGGTTACATGCACCGGGGAATCGCTCTTTCGCTCGATTATGCCAAGAAAAGAAAGGCCTTCGGCAAATTCATTATTGATCATGGTCTTCATCTTGAAACCATGGCCGATCTTCATGTTCGATTCGAAGCTTGCATGCAAATGACTTTCCATGCGGCAGTTCTGCTTGGAAAAGAAGAAATGGGAAAGGCGACTGAAATCGAAAGCGGAACACTTCGTCTTTTGATCCCATTGGTGAAACTTTTTACTGCGAAAGAAGGTGTTGCTATTAGTTCAGAGGTCATCGAATCTTTCGGCGGCGCTGGTTATGTGGAAGACACGGGCCTTCCTCAAATTTTAAGAAACGCTCAGGTTCTTGCCATCTGGGAAGGAACAACGAATGTGCTTTCACTGGACGCTTTAAGAGCGATCAAAAAAGAAAATGCAGCACCCGCATTCTTAAAAGATATTGAAATGCGCTTGGGCCAAGTGAAGCATCCTGAACTTCAAGGCATGAAAGAAAAAACCTTGAAGGCATTGGGTGATATTCAAAAAGTATTTGTGAACGCGGCAAAACTCACTGAAGAAGATCTTAATACTAAAGCACGCTCACTTGCGATGGGCCTTTCTCGCACTTACAATTCTTCTCTTATGCTCGAACATGCTGAATGGGGTCTTTCTCAAAATGATTCTTCGGGAGCTATTTCGGCTAAGAGATGGTTTGAACAAGAACTCTTTCATCTGGAACTTGCAGGTGAAGAGAGAAGAAATGATTCACGAACAATTCTAAGAACAGGGCCAGTGCGCTAG